In Paenibacillus guangzhouensis, a single window of DNA contains:
- a CDS encoding RNA polymerase sigma factor yields the protein MFAITKLVPSSHVDLGNLFGALIVLAYEITLNEEVPVTLNDREMFETYKEQVYRLCRHMLQQQADAEDVCQEVFFKAMIVDRTDIKDIKPWLMRIAVNECNTVLKRRLNGKRKEKLSFLLSLTRPSIKIEEHYEQVEIADEFSAILSKLPDKLRVAVVLRIGNDMSIAETAQVLRVPEGTVKSRVNRGLQMLRSFMKDAPNPMSEGDAWTCTPSVKTK from the coding sequence ATGTTCGCAATCACGAAGCTCGTGCCTTCATCTCATGTTGATCTAGGGAACCTTTTTGGCGCCTTAATAGTCTTAGCCTATGAAATCACACTGAACGAGGAGGTGCCCGTGACATTGAACGATCGGGAAATGTTCGAGACGTACAAAGAACAAGTCTATCGGCTGTGCAGGCATATGCTTCAGCAGCAGGCGGATGCCGAGGATGTCTGCCAAGAAGTATTCTTCAAGGCAATGATCGTAGATCGTACCGACATTAAAGATATCAAACCTTGGCTAATGCGAATCGCTGTGAACGAGTGCAACACGGTATTAAAGCGTCGTCTCAATGGGAAGCGCAAAGAGAAGCTATCCTTCCTACTCTCCCTAACCCGCCCATCGATTAAAATCGAGGAGCACTATGAGCAGGTTGAGATCGCGGACGAATTCAGCGCCATTCTTAGCAAGCTGCCCGACAAGCTGCGCGTTGCAGTCGTACTCCGAATCGGGAACGATATGAGCATCGCCGAGACGGCGCAAGTACTCCGGGTCCCCGAGGGCACGGTGAAATCCCGGGTCAATCGTGGATTACAGATGCTGCGCAGCTTCATGAAGGACGCCCCTAATCCCATGAGTGAAGGAGATGCATGGACATGTACCCCATCCGTGAAAACGAAATAA
- a CDS encoding DUF4179 domain-containing protein, whose product MYPIRENEIKERLQQRDEQSPDYETMWANIERKVATHKAHQGAPSRTRRTSTRKWVPAAIALACCLTISVPVFADVKINWNNLFGTQTVHSALENGIGQQYDLGVTQQGITMNLHGVVTGNDRMKILVSLEVPNMPKYEVIDFDSTTLSEDGQKAKPIHGYFSKDKDSGKLLGMYTLNDTLKSKQKDYQLSAKDLIFYQTDAVSVPWDGKLNEKLDLLSKPYPSITVQSITRDQGKVAIRYTIATAVPMEQASKTDPKLELSLQGQRVNTVSRTQLPSEGHEMLLENVYQLSDEQLKSADWSVSYLAEAQRYDGTWDFHFAVDGKKASEAIYTQPLTPDAKLLEHSAISLQKLVVAPLSIQIPFERTGVGRDRWATIGNVSFKDITLQVGDHMIKGGYQTTQNERNEMTGEYFRFDTPGWYQDWSGVPMTLVLKNPIVDMRDTSRNWITLQTPGAEKQQASIRMPEGFDIQYTYYRDGEDLVVESDSPSPTFYTISQSVLRLKGDDEQILPEYRPTGPNAVGKKVERYKDIPSDATIEINPGIYIYHDPSRKATIQIQP is encoded by the coding sequence ATGTACCCCATCCGTGAAAACGAAATAAAAGAACGGCTTCAGCAGCGCGATGAACAATCGCCTGATTATGAGACGATGTGGGCCAACATCGAACGAAAAGTCGCAACACACAAAGCCCATCAAGGGGCTCCATCCCGCACGAGGAGAACCTCAACACGTAAATGGGTACCTGCAGCTATCGCCTTGGCCTGCTGCCTTACGATATCCGTTCCCGTCTTCGCGGACGTCAAGATCAATTGGAACAATCTATTCGGGACGCAGACCGTACATTCGGCGTTGGAGAACGGGATTGGGCAGCAATATGATCTTGGCGTGACACAGCAGGGCATCACTATGAACCTGCATGGGGTCGTTACGGGCAATGACCGGATGAAGATTCTCGTCTCGCTCGAAGTGCCGAATATGCCAAAGTACGAGGTTATTGATTTTGATAGCACGACTTTATCAGAGGACGGACAAAAAGCAAAGCCGATTCACGGTTATTTCAGCAAGGACAAAGATAGCGGCAAGCTGCTCGGCATGTATACGCTGAACGATACCCTGAAGTCGAAACAAAAAGATTATCAACTGAGCGCCAAGGACCTAATCTTCTACCAAACGGATGCTGTATCTGTCCCTTGGGACGGCAAGTTGAATGAGAAGCTGGATCTGCTATCGAAGCCATACCCTTCAATCACAGTGCAGTCCATCACTCGAGATCAAGGCAAAGTGGCCATTCGCTACACCATTGCGACAGCTGTGCCGATGGAGCAAGCGAGCAAGACCGATCCCAAATTAGAGTTGTCATTGCAGGGTCAGCGGGTTAACACGGTGTCCCGAACCCAACTTCCTTCCGAAGGTCATGAAATGCTCTTAGAAAATGTATATCAACTGAGCGATGAGCAGCTGAAATCTGCTGATTGGAGTGTATCCTACTTAGCGGAAGCACAGCGTTACGACGGTACTTGGGATTTCCATTTTGCCGTTGACGGCAAGAAGGCGAGCGAAGCGATCTACACCCAGCCATTAACCCCGGATGCCAAGCTGTTAGAGCATTCCGCCATATCGCTGCAGAAACTTGTCGTCGCGCCGCTCAGCATCCAAATCCCATTCGAACGGACCGGGGTCGGTCGTGACCGATGGGCCACGATCGGCAATGTCTCTTTCAAAGATATTACGCTGCAAGTGGGAGATCACATGATTAAAGGAGGGTACCAGACGACTCAGAACGAACGGAATGAGATGACCGGAGAGTATTTTAGATTCGATACTCCGGGATGGTACCAAGACTGGTCTGGCGTACCGATGACGTTGGTCCTGAAGAACCCGATCGTCGATATGAGGGATACCTCCCGAAATTGGATCACGCTGCAGACACCGGGGGCAGAGAAACAGCAGGCCTCTATCCGTATGCCGGAAGGCTTCGACATTCAGTATACGTACTATCGCGATGGAGAAGATCTCGTCGTCGAGTCAGATTCGCCTTCACCGACCTTTTATACGATCAGCCAGAGTGTCCTTCGACTCAAGGGTGACGACGAACAAATTCTTCCGGAATATCGTCCGACAGGGCCGAACGCCGTAGGCAAAAAAGTGGAGCGCTACAAAGATATCCCGAGCGATGCCACCATCGAAATCAATCCAGGCATCTACATCTATCACGATCCAAGCCGAAAAGCAACGATCCAGATTCAACCGTAA
- the pepT gene encoding peptidase T gives MKAEIMERFISYVKVDTQSNEESTTCPSTPGQLTLANQLVDELKRIGMEEVTIDANGYVMATLPSNSDREVTTIGFLAHVDTATDFTGAGVNPQIIERYEGGDIVLNKALNVVLSPAKFPELGNYHGHTLITTDGTTLLGADDKAGIAEIMTAMAYLIQHPEMKHGKVRVAFTPDEEIGRGPDKFDVDAFGATYAYTMDGGPLGELEYESFNAAAAKITVKGSNVHPGTAKGKMINSAKIAMAIHAELPQEQAPEYTEGYEGFYHLSSFQGDVEQSKLSYIIRDFDTEQFEAKKERLAEIVSKFQAEYGEENVILEMRDQYYNMRNKIEPVKHIVDIAHQAMESLGITPIIIPIRGGTDGSQLSYMGLPTPNIFAGGENFHGKFEYVSADTMIKATEVIVDIIQRFEQQADKQ, from the coding sequence TTGAAAGCCGAGATAATGGAACGGTTTATTTCGTACGTGAAGGTCGATACACAATCGAACGAGGAGAGCACGACATGCCCTTCAACGCCGGGGCAGCTCACGCTTGCGAATCAGCTCGTGGACGAGCTGAAGCGCATCGGCATGGAGGAAGTGACGATCGATGCGAATGGTTACGTCATGGCGACGCTGCCTTCGAACTCCGATCGCGAGGTGACGACGATTGGGTTCCTGGCGCATGTGGATACGGCGACGGATTTTACAGGGGCAGGCGTGAATCCGCAAATTATTGAGCGTTATGAGGGCGGCGATATCGTCTTGAACAAGGCGCTTAACGTCGTTCTATCACCGGCCAAGTTCCCGGAACTGGGCAACTACCATGGGCATACGCTCATTACGACCGATGGGACAACTCTGCTCGGCGCAGACGATAAAGCCGGCATTGCCGAGATCATGACAGCGATGGCTTATTTGATTCAGCATCCGGAAATGAAGCATGGCAAGGTCCGCGTCGCTTTCACGCCGGATGAAGAAATCGGCCGAGGTCCGGATAAGTTCGATGTCGATGCTTTTGGTGCAACGTATGCGTATACGATGGACGGCGGTCCGCTTGGCGAATTGGAATACGAGAGCTTCAATGCAGCCGCAGCGAAAATTACGGTGAAAGGTTCCAATGTTCACCCCGGCACGGCGAAAGGCAAGATGATCAACTCGGCCAAAATCGCGATGGCCATCCATGCTGAGCTGCCGCAGGAGCAAGCGCCGGAATATACGGAAGGTTACGAAGGTTTCTACCATCTTAGCTCCTTCCAAGGCGATGTGGAGCAGTCCAAATTGAGCTATATCATACGGGATTTTGACACAGAACAATTCGAAGCGAAAAAAGAGAGACTGGCGGAGATCGTCAGCAAGTTCCAGGCGGAATACGGCGAGGAGAACGTCATACTCGAGATGCGTGACCAATACTACAACATGCGGAATAAAATCGAGCCCGTGAAGCATATCGTAGATATTGCTCATCAGGCGATGGAATCACTCGGCATTACGCCGATTATTATCCCGATCCGCGGAGGTACGGACGGATCTCAGTTGTCTTATATGGGATTGCCGACGCCGAATATTTTCGCTGGCGGAGAGAATTTTCACGGCAAATTCGAGTATGTGTCCGCAGACACCATGATCAAAGCAACGGAAGTGATCGTGGATATTATTCAACGGTTCGAGCAGCAAGCGGATAAACAGTAG
- a CDS encoding TetR/AcrR family transcriptional regulator, translated as MAKKETAMVNRKSDIISAAIEVFAETGYYRATTAQVAARAQISQPYVFKFFATKEALLLNALEVSWTRVVDSFRKVVESAAPEQLERELIEAYEEILAAYQNEVLLQMQAQTIREDAIQEAMRNGYSEVRQIVLEAFRAAGIPNAEERTMLFLARGLLCNISIALDMPELKVF; from the coding sequence ATGGCCAAAAAGGAGACGGCGATGGTGAATCGTAAATCGGACATTATATCGGCGGCGATTGAGGTATTCGCTGAGACCGGATATTATCGGGCAACGACGGCACAGGTCGCGGCGCGGGCCCAAATATCGCAGCCCTATGTGTTTAAGTTTTTTGCGACGAAGGAAGCCTTGCTGCTGAATGCGCTCGAGGTATCCTGGACACGCGTGGTCGATTCTTTTCGCAAAGTCGTGGAGTCCGCTGCGCCGGAACAATTGGAGCGTGAGCTGATCGAGGCTTATGAGGAGATTCTAGCGGCATATCAGAATGAAGTTCTGCTTCAGATGCAAGCGCAGACGATTCGAGAAGACGCGATCCAAGAAGCGATGCGAAATGGTTATAGCGAAGTGCGCCAAATCGTGCTCGAAGCTTTCCGCGCAGCGGGTATTCCGAATGCTGAAGAGCGGACGATGTTATTCCTTGCTCGAGGATTGCTGTGCAACATTTCGATTGCGCTGGATATGCCGGAGCTGAAAGTATTTTGA
- a CDS encoding SDR family NAD(P)-dependent oxidoreductase, producing the protein MKKAIVVGATGGTGAAIVEELVARGIQTIAFGRSKQKLDQLYARLDHPAHLTLAVGDAFQPETIVSASGDADVLFHAANVPYHEMVSKLIPLGESVMEAANQLGIKVVAIDGIYPYGRRQMGRVTEEHPKQPHTKKGKIRLAYEQMLFEKRWNRSKVMIVRLPDYYGPTANEASYLGSTLEAIAAGKMAFFIGNMRVPREYVYLPDAAYMIAELASRDHAYNQNWHIPGAGIISGKDIVRIARQASGSSKSVLPLGRIGLSLLGLSVPVMKEVVEMLYLTEEPLVLSGDKYQKQISPIRATDFEQGITDTIRTLQKSRD; encoded by the coding sequence ATGAAAAAAGCAATTGTTGTAGGGGCAACAGGAGGAACAGGCGCCGCCATTGTAGAGGAACTGGTCGCACGCGGAATACAGACGATCGCTTTCGGTCGATCCAAGCAGAAGCTGGATCAGCTGTATGCCAGATTAGATCATCCTGCGCATCTAACATTAGCCGTAGGAGATGCATTCCAGCCAGAGACCATCGTCTCCGCTTCGGGTGATGCGGACGTCCTGTTCCATGCCGCAAATGTGCCATATCACGAGATGGTCAGCAAGCTGATCCCGCTGGGGGAATCGGTGATGGAAGCCGCAAATCAGCTTGGGATCAAGGTGGTTGCCATCGACGGCATCTATCCGTACGGCAGAAGACAAATGGGGCGCGTTACTGAAGAGCATCCGAAGCAGCCGCATACGAAAAAGGGCAAGATCCGGCTAGCTTATGAGCAAATGCTGTTCGAGAAGCGCTGGAATCGATCGAAGGTGATGATCGTCCGTTTGCCGGATTATTATGGTCCAACAGCGAATGAAGCATCTTATCTGGGTTCAACGCTCGAGGCGATTGCTGCTGGCAAGATGGCGTTCTTCATCGGCAATATGCGTGTGCCACGGGAATATGTCTACCTTCCTGATGCAGCGTATATGATCGCAGAGCTAGCGAGCAGAGATCATGCCTATAATCAGAATTGGCATATTCCAGGTGCCGGCATCATCTCAGGTAAGGACATCGTCCGAATTGCCCGTCAGGCAAGCGGAAGCTCCAAATCTGTCCTGCCGCTAGGTAGAATAGGGTTGTCCTTGCTCGGCCTCTCCGTGCCGGTCATGAAGGAAGTGGTGGAGATGCTGTACTTGACTGAGGAGCCGCTCGTGCTCAGCGGGGATAAGTATCAGAAGCAGATTAGTCCAATCCGGGCGACGGACTTTGAGCAGGGGATTACGGATACGATTCGTACGTTGCAAAAGTCTAGGGATTAG
- a CDS encoding ABC transporter ATP-binding protein, with the protein MLKLFRFLKPFWLPIVFVLVFVFLQSLSELYLPTLMADIVDTGIVKGDTDYIWRIGGFMLLVAAGGGICAITASYLSARVAAGYGRQLRSRVFKHVENFSLQEFDKIGTASLITRTTNDITQVQTVLVMILRMMVMAPMMCIGGLIMAISKDAHLTWVLAVVIPVLALAIFAVASRGIPLFKAMQKKLDRLNLVLREGLTGIRVIRSFNRINYEKERFRDANADLTNTAIRVNRIMAFLMPVMMIVMNFSSIAIIWFGGLRIDTGHMEVGSLMAFLQYAMQIMFSLLMVSMMFVLIPRASASAVRINEVLDMKPEIEDPAQGARTDGRRGYIEFNDVTFSYPGAEQPALSNLSFRAAPGQVTAIIGGTGSGKSTLLSLLPRFYDVDSGSVVIDGVDVKRLTQSELRSKIGFVPQKAVLFTGTIAENIRYGKEDATDEEVRHAAEIAQASDFISDMTDGYDALIAQGGTNVSGGQKQRLSIARALVRKPEIYLFDDSFSALDFKTDAKLRAALRGETTDATVLIVAQRVSTVMDADQIIVLEEGRIAGMGTHRELMDTSEVYREIVSSQLSEEEIA; encoded by the coding sequence ATGCTCAAGTTGTTTCGATTTCTGAAGCCGTTCTGGCTTCCTATTGTGTTTGTACTGGTGTTTGTATTCCTGCAGTCTCTATCTGAATTGTATTTGCCAACCTTAATGGCGGATATTGTGGATACGGGGATCGTGAAGGGAGATACGGATTACATTTGGCGTATTGGCGGTTTCATGCTGCTCGTGGCGGCAGGTGGAGGAATTTGTGCCATTACGGCCAGTTATTTATCGGCGCGTGTAGCGGCCGGTTATGGTCGTCAGTTGCGCAGCAGAGTGTTCAAGCATGTCGAGAACTTCTCATTGCAGGAGTTTGATAAGATTGGCACGGCCTCGCTTATTACGCGAACGACGAATGACATTACCCAAGTGCAGACAGTCCTTGTGATGATTCTGCGGATGATGGTCATGGCGCCGATGATGTGTATCGGGGGCCTCATTATGGCGATCTCCAAAGATGCGCATTTAACGTGGGTTCTCGCGGTGGTTATTCCTGTCTTGGCACTGGCAATTTTCGCGGTGGCGAGCCGAGGGATTCCATTGTTCAAAGCGATGCAGAAGAAGCTTGACCGCTTGAACCTTGTCCTGCGTGAAGGATTAACGGGGATTCGGGTTATTCGTTCCTTCAACCGGATCAATTATGAGAAGGAGCGCTTCCGGGATGCGAACGCGGACTTGACGAATACGGCGATTCGCGTCAATCGGATTATGGCATTTCTGATGCCTGTGATGATGATCGTGATGAACTTCTCGTCGATTGCGATTATCTGGTTCGGCGGCTTGCGGATCGATACGGGCCATATGGAGGTTGGGAGTCTCATGGCCTTCTTGCAATACGCGATGCAGATCATGTTCTCCTTGTTGATGGTGTCGATGATGTTCGTCTTGATTCCGCGGGCTTCGGCATCGGCGGTGCGGATTAATGAAGTGCTCGATATGAAGCCGGAGATTGAAGATCCAGCGCAAGGAGCGAGAACTGACGGCCGTCGTGGATATATCGAGTTTAATGATGTCACCTTCAGCTATCCGGGAGCAGAGCAGCCTGCGTTATCGAATCTGTCTTTCCGGGCAGCGCCTGGGCAAGTCACAGCGATCATCGGTGGTACCGGTTCCGGGAAATCCACGCTTCTCAGCTTGCTGCCGCGTTTCTACGATGTCGATAGCGGATCGGTTGTGATCGATGGAGTAGATGTGAAACGACTAACCCAGAGCGAGCTGCGATCAAAGATCGGATTTGTACCGCAAAAAGCCGTCCTCTTCACCGGCACCATTGCCGAGAACATTCGGTACGGAAAAGAAGATGCGACGGACGAAGAAGTCCGGCATGCCGCTGAAATTGCGCAAGCGAGCGATTTCATCAGCGATATGACTGATGGATATGATGCACTGATTGCACAAGGTGGAACGAACGTATCGGGCGGTCAGAAACAGCGGCTGTCGATCGCGCGTGCGTTGGTGCGCAAACCGGAGATTTATTTGTTCGATGACAGCTTCTCCGCCTTAGACTTTAAAACGGATGCGAAGCTGCGTGCTGCCCTGCGCGGCGAGACGACGGATGCGACCGTATTGATCGTTGCGCAGCGGGTGAGCACGGTGATGGATGCAGACCAGATCATTGTGCTTGAAGAGGGGCGTATTGCAGGCATGGGTACGCATCGCGAGCTGATGGATACGTCGGAAGTGTACCGTGAGATTGTATCCTCACAGTTGTCAGAGGAGGAGATCGCATGA
- a CDS encoding ABC transporter ATP-binding protein: MSKEARGPKHGGRGPMGGGGGMGMGMPVQKAKNFKGTLKRLMGYMAPRKYQLIAVLITAILSTVFSIVSPKIMGKATTKLFEGLMGKMKGVPGASIDFSYIGDILLILAGLYIISAIFSYLQQYIMAGVSQKIVFDMRTQVNDKLARLPLKYFDGRTHGEILSRVTNDIDNISTTLQQSLTQLITSIITIIGVIVMMLTISPLLTLITVVTLPLSFLVTVMIAKRSQVYFAGQQKSLGELNGHVEEMYTGHRIVKAFGREEKSLEKFEEINEGLYRSGWRAQFISGIIMPLMSFITNIGYVLVCVVGGLLVTKKSIEIGDIQAFIQYARQFGQPIAQTANIANIIQSTIASAERVFEVLDEEEEVPEAAKPALVQEPQGFVSFEHVKFGYKSDEILIEDMNIDVKPGQTIAIVGPTGAGKTTLINLLMRFYEINDGKITIDGVDIRDMRRGDLRGMFGMVLQDTWLFNGTIRDNIAYGREGATEHEIIRAAKAAHADFFIRTLPDGYNTVLNEEASNISQGQKQLLTIARAILADPAILILDEATSSVDTRTEVYIQRAMKELMNGRTSFVIAHRLSTIRDADLILVMNHGTVIEQGNHNELMAQGGFYADLYNSQFTGKSIS, translated from the coding sequence ATGAGTAAGGAAGCACGAGGACCCAAGCATGGCGGACGCGGCCCTATGGGCGGCGGTGGCGGTATGGGCATGGGGATGCCTGTTCAGAAAGCTAAAAACTTCAAAGGCACATTAAAACGGCTGATGGGGTACATGGCACCGCGCAAATACCAATTGATCGCGGTATTGATCACGGCGATCTTGAGTACGGTATTCAGCATTGTCAGCCCGAAAATTATGGGGAAGGCGACAACGAAGCTGTTCGAAGGTCTGATGGGCAAAATGAAAGGCGTTCCAGGAGCGTCCATCGACTTTAGTTATATCGGGGATATTCTGCTTATTCTGGCGGGGCTCTATATCATCAGTGCGATATTCTCCTATTTGCAGCAATATATTATGGCAGGTGTGTCGCAAAAAATCGTCTTCGATATGCGGACACAAGTGAATGACAAGCTGGCGCGGCTGCCGCTCAAATATTTCGACGGTCGGACGCACGGTGAGATTCTGAGCCGGGTGACGAATGATATCGATAATATCAGTACGACGCTCCAACAGAGCTTGACGCAGTTGATTACGTCGATCATTACGATTATTGGGGTTATCGTGATGATGCTGACGATCAGTCCATTGCTGACGTTGATTACAGTCGTGACCTTGCCGCTGAGCTTCTTGGTGACGGTGATGATCGCGAAGCGTTCGCAGGTGTATTTTGCGGGGCAGCAGAAATCTTTAGGTGAACTGAACGGTCATGTCGAAGAGATGTACACCGGACACCGTATTGTCAAAGCATTCGGTCGCGAAGAGAAGTCGCTCGAGAAATTCGAGGAGATTAACGAAGGGTTGTATCGTTCGGGATGGCGCGCTCAGTTCATTTCCGGGATTATTATGCCGCTCATGAGCTTCATCACGAATATTGGCTATGTGCTCGTCTGTGTGGTCGGCGGGCTGCTCGTGACGAAGAAATCCATCGAGATCGGGGATATTCAAGCCTTTATTCAATATGCAAGACAATTTGGACAGCCGATTGCACAGACGGCGAATATCGCGAATATTATCCAGTCGACGATCGCTTCGGCGGAGCGGGTATTCGAAGTGTTGGACGAAGAGGAAGAGGTGCCGGAAGCAGCGAAGCCAGCGCTCGTTCAAGAGCCGCAAGGCTTTGTGTCCTTCGAGCATGTGAAATTCGGATATAAGTCAGATGAAATTCTCATCGAGGATATGAATATCGATGTGAAGCCGGGGCAGACCATTGCCATCGTAGGTCCGACGGGTGCAGGAAAGACGACGCTGATCAACCTGCTGATGCGTTTCTATGAAATCAATGATGGCAAGATCACAATCGACGGCGTCGATATTCGGGATATGAGACGCGGAGACTTACGTGGTATGTTCGGGATGGTGCTGCAGGATACATGGCTGTTCAATGGAACAATTCGCGACAATATTGCTTACGGGCGTGAAGGCGCGACAGAGCATGAGATCATTCGCGCGGCCAAAGCTGCACATGCGGACTTCTTCATTCGGACGCTGCCGGATGGGTACAACACGGTGCTGAACGAAGAAGCGTCGAACATCTCGCAAGGGCAGAAGCAGCTGCTCACGATTGCGCGGGCGATCCTCGCCGATCCAGCGATATTGATCCTAGATGAAGCGACGAGTAGTGTGGATACGCGGACAGAAGTCTATATCCAGCGTGCGATGAAGGAACTCATGAATGGCCGCACGAGCTTCGTGATCGCCCATCGTCTGTCGACGATTCGGGATGCCGATCTCATTCTGGTCATGAATCATGGTACGGTCATTGAGCAAGGGAACCATAACGAGCTGATGGCGCAAGGCGGATTCTATGCCGACCTGTATAATAGTCAGTTTACGGGCAAGTCGATCAGTTAA
- a CDS encoding GNAT family N-acetyltransferase, translating into MNLFTIREPWIRERIQAEQATPADSEAVNALLRQTALWLQSKGSTQWSGLLTGEDVHGTSDAIARGDVFIGRDVDQGKVACVVILLTTPSPWDLELWETAEDHNTSVYLHRLAINRDYAGTGLGEAMMQWAANGIRFEGKDRIRLDCIATNEILFQFYGSLGYAHQHIHPNGFHCFEQRLNS; encoded by the coding sequence ATGAACCTGTTCACCATCAGAGAACCTTGGATTCGCGAACGAATTCAAGCTGAACAAGCAACACCTGCGGATTCCGAGGCTGTTAACGCATTGCTGCGTCAGACGGCCTTGTGGCTGCAAAGTAAAGGATCGACCCAATGGAGCGGATTGCTCACAGGAGAGGATGTGCACGGCACGTCCGATGCGATTGCGCGGGGCGATGTGTTTATTGGGAGAGATGTCGATCAAGGTAAAGTGGCTTGTGTCGTGATACTCCTCACCACGCCGAGTCCTTGGGACCTTGAACTCTGGGAGACGGCAGAAGATCATAACACTTCAGTCTACCTGCACCGATTAGCCATTAACCGGGATTACGCCGGGACAGGACTCGGCGAAGCCATGATGCAATGGGCAGCGAACGGGATTCGCTTCGAAGGTAAGGATCGCATCCGTCTCGACTGCATCGCAACGAACGAGATCCTCTTCCAATTCTACGGCAGCCTCGGCTATGCCCATCAACACATCCATCCGAACGGATTTCATTGCTTTGAGCAACGACTGAATTCATAA